The Bacillus sp. Bos-x628 genome segment TGATCATTTCGCTATTCACTATATATAGTATACTATGTTTTTTCAAAACACAATATATAGTTATGCTAAACGAAAAAAATCAACCAACCCGGCCGAACATTCATAGCCGAACTCGTACGTTCAAATAAATAGAGCAGAGCAGCATCCAAAAAAGAACTGCCCTACTCCTTATTCAACTTAAACCGAAATCTATCATAACATGAAAAAAATTCGCTTAGTAGACTAGACTTTTTATTTTATTTTTTGTAGGCATTGCACTGTAAATCTTCTGACACTTCTGTGATTTCAGCTTCAACACCTAATTCTTTTAGTACAGCTTCAAGCGCAGTGACGATAGATGCTTCTCTCACTAATTCTTTCCCATTTACAGAAACACTCGTTCCATATTCGAAACAGGAGTCATCTTCACAAGTTTGTTCCCAGTGATTGATTTTAATGTTGGGCTTCATCAACTCATCCTTTTCTGTCTAGATGTCTTATACATGTTTATAGTGTAGCGACTTCGCATTCGTTTGTAAATTTACGTGCTTACTCCTCATCAAGTCCATCATCATATTCTTCGTCTAACTCATCTATTTATTTCGCTGTAACAAGGGTAAGTGTGCCTTCTTATTCATCAAACCGATACATCATTACATCATCGTCCTTCACAACAGCAAAGTGATTATTTTTTACATCATCCTCGTTATCGTAAGAAGAATCGTTTTGCCAATTTCCTTGTCTCGATTCTATGTCGAGATGGCGCACGAACCAAATCATGCAACGATGCCGATCAAAAGGAGTAACACTCTAATCCATCTTAATTCAAGCTCTGCATTTTCCGGTAAAATGGACAGAAAAGTTTCGCGGCATGCAAAATAGCCCCTCTGATCTGACAAAAAACGTAGCGAGTCTCAGCCGGTTTATTGGCAGATGCACGGGGCTATTGAATACTCAATAGCCTTATTCTAGTTCTAGATTTACATTTTTTTGAGGTGCAAATGTAGAAATGGCATGTTTATAGATAAGCTGCTGCTTTCCTTCTGTCTCAAGCAACACCGTGAAATTGTCAAATCCTTTCACTTGGCCTCGAAGCTGAAAGCCATTTAATAAAAATACAGTGACAAATGTATTGTCTTTGCGGATCTGATTCAAAAATTGGTCCTGAATATTAATCGGTTTCATGTTTCGTCCTCCTTGATTCTGATAACTACAGTTTCGCTTTAAGTCCAAGCTTTCCTGCTATATATGCGAAAATTTCATCTTTTTTGTCAGAAAAGTGGCAAGGGGGTGTCATATCAAACCAGGTGACATCCATTTTATTACGAAACCACGTGAACTGACGCTTCGCATATCTTCGGGAATTTTGCTTTAATTGGTCAATGGCTTCATCAAGTGAGCAGTCGCCTTTGAAATAGGCATACAATTCTTTATAGCCAATCGCTTGAACGGACTGACAATCCTTCAATCCTGATTGATATAGCGCTCTCACTTCGTCGATTAAACCATTATCTAACATCATATCAATTCTTTGATGAATGCGCTCGTATAAAAGCGTTCGCTCCATCGTCAATCCTATAATTGCTGTTTCATAAAGCGGGATTTCTTGATGTCCGTTTTGCATGTCAGACATTGTCTTGCCTGTTGTATGTATGACTTCTAGCGCACGAATGACGCGGCGCACGTTATTCGGGTGAATCATTTGTGCCGCATCAGGGTCAACTGCCTTTAATTTCTCATGCAGTTGCAATGGACCATATTGCTTCTCAAAAAGGGTCATTTCCTTTTTAAAAGCCGGGTCACTTTTTTCATCTGTAAATGTGTAATCATATAAAACCGATTGTATATACAGTCCCGTGCCGCCAACAATCATTGGAATTTTGCCTCTACCTGCAATCTCTTTGATTTTCAACCGGACTAGCTGCTGAAATTCAGCTACTGAAAATGATTCCTCCGGCTGTTTCATATCAATCAGATGGTGCGGCACTCCTTCCATTTCTTCCGGGGTGATCTTTGCTGTACCAATATCCATTCCTTTATATATCTGCATAGAATCCCCGCTAATGATTTCACCATTAAATGCTTTTGCTATATCAATGCTCAGCTTTGTTTTGCCAACAGCCGTCGGACCTACTAACACAATCACTGGTTGTTTCGCTTTTTTCACATGACATCACTCTCTTTTACAAACTGCCTACAGTATAGCATAACTTCTCCTATATGCTCCATTGATCACCAGCCGAGTGGTTCATTTCCGACCACTTCGTATGTCTTCCCTTTCAAACGATGTTTATGCGTTGGCCGTTCTTCTGAACTATAGACGACACCCCCGTATGGAATGGGAACAGGATCTGTATAGGCAGAATACGTGACTTCCTCAATTTCGTGATAATGTGTACCATCGACTCTTGGTATAGCAGGTCCTGTAATGCCATAGTATCTGTGAAAATGACCCCTTTCAAATGAGGTGACCCCTCTATAGAAATGGGTATGCTGATCAGTACTGCTTCCATTAACAGGCTGAGAGAAGCCTTTTATTAAATGATAATGTTCTTCTGTAACGTCCGTACGTGCTTTATATATATGAGCGTGCGGCGGACATTTTGCCCAATCAGACGGATACAGGCCCATTTTCCACATTCCTCCTTATGATAGGCGTTCACCCAAACACATTTAGGCAAAAAGAATACACTGATCTCAGTTACAGTGATTTTATGTGAAAGGAGCCTTTTTTTATGAATCATTTTGATCCGCATTTGATCCAAGAAGATGTTAGAAGGCCTTTTGGCTTTGGATTTGGACGCCCTGGATTTGGAAGACCCGGCTTTGGATTTGGGGGACCTGGCTTTGGATTTGGGAGACCTGGATTTTTCGGTTCTCCGTTTTTAGGTGGTTTTGCTGGCGGCCTGATTGCTGGGTCACTTCTTACTCCAGGATTCGGCTATGGATACCCTTATCCACCACCATACCCACCATATCCTTATTATTAATATGACTTTTCAGTGACAACATCAAAATATAAAATCAATCGAATGTCACAAATTTTTTATGGGTGAACATTTACTTTACCGACTGTTCAGTAAAGTAGGTGTTTTTTTATATCCAAAACAAAAAAGAGCAGATTTTTAAGGACACTCTTCATATGCCGAGTGATTGTATGAAGCGGGGCAAAGAAAAACTAGCTAGAAAAAAAGAATGAAGCGATTAAACCGATTGGATCTTATAAAAAAAGTCATTTTCTCTTCTTTATGGAGAAAATGACTTTTTGATTTTAGCGGCCTATTTGAATGGTTTCTTCTAAGAGTATGTCCACATTCCCTTTCACAGCCCTTGAGATCATGCATGAGCTTTCGGCTTTATGCGCAAGCTTGCGAGCCAGTTCAATATCATGAGTTGAAGCCGTTTTTTTGAGAATCATGACAGGTCTATGGATAATCTTTTCATATGTAAAAACACCATTTGTCACATCCACTATAGCCTCAGAGCTCATGGATAAATCCTCTTTATCTAAATGGCTTCTCTCCATCATGGCCGCAAGTGTAATGATATAACATGCTGCCGCTGCACCTAAAAGCATCTCATCTGGATTTGTTCCAATACCTGGTCCGTCCATCTCTTTTGGAATCGAGATTTTTGTTTTTAATTGTTCACATGCAATTGTACCAACATCGTTACGCATACCAGGCCAGCTTGCCTGAAGATGAAAATGATGACGTGCCATATCCGTCTCTCCTTTTGTTATCACTTTTTATAGTGTAACAAGAAAACACTTGCTTGTCTTATGATGTGCACAGTCCTTATGTATATTCTTCATCCAGCACCGTTCTAATTGCTTTGACATAACGGTAAAATGTTTCATTTTTTGTATTTGACCGCCTTCGATAATCGAAACTGTCAAATAAAGCTTCACGTTGACTTCTACTAATCTCAAGTTGCACACTCTGCCCTGTTTTCGTAAGATTATTAATATTATGATTGCTCGTTCCGCTAAGAGTCGTGTGTGCAACAGCAAGTTCAGCAGAAAAACCGTTTCGCTCTAATGAGTTCACAATTTTCTCAGCTCGGTCGTAATCAGTCCCGCCGACAAGTGTATGATCTATTCCTTCCTCACCTTTATATCCATGCACTGCTAACACATAATCATGTGCTTTTGCCTGCTCAACTCCGGTCGGTTCATCAAAGTTTGTACTTGTAATATGAAGTTCTGAAGCATTTTCTCTTAATCCTTCAAATAAATACGTAGAGAATTCGTTATCAAAAAAATGGACGATCTCACTGACCCCGCCTTCAATTCTCCCGCCATGGGGTGACATCACAAGAAGACGGCTATTAGGGGCTGGGTTGGATGTAATTTGATAACTGTCACTTGTTTCGTTTTCTTCAAGTTCTTTAAAATTGCGATAAATATCCGTTGAACCGCTTTCGTCTTCTCCACCTAATGACAATGGCTCATCATGTTCCTTTGCTTGCATGGTATAATAGACGCCCCAAACAATCGCAAGCAGGAGAAGCAAAGCAAAAAACTTCTTCATTTCCGTTCTCCTTTAACAGATTTCTAAGCCGTTTCTATAATTTATTGAATCATCATGTCTTTTCATTTTTTCCACATTTTCTCTCCGAATTTGATCATAACACTCTAGATCGTGAGATTCCTCAAAAATAAGATAATTGCATTTATATACACAGAAACGCCTCCGCTGTTTGAAAACAGAGTTAGAATAGTATGACAAACAAATGAAGTTTTGTTTAAAATGACCTAGTCATATCCAGTCTGTTTTCTTTAATTCAGCATTTTTCATCATGTTTTCAATTTTTTTTGCCTGTGTCGAATAAGGTTTGTATGAGCATTGACCCTGTCATGATCCCCCTTTTTTTCTTCATCCATTCTTTAGTTCTCTAAGAAGAACTCTCCTACCTATCATCGGCTAATTCTACATTTTTTCCACCTTTTTCAATTATCCCACAAGATGTAAGCGTTTTATTTAAACAATAAGACAGCCGCCAACTTACGGGCCTAATAGCAAACGATTGCAAGCCCAGCAGGCCGTTAAGAAACCAGCACTGTGAAGCCTAAGGTCCAACCGTTTATGGTGTAACGAAGCCGGACTTCCTTGCATAAGGGTCAATATCGCGCTCTAAGATCATAAAAAAGCCCTTTACGTTTTTTCGTAAAGGGTGTCATTTTTCCGCTTTGTTTTATGTGTGAAGTCTTTCTTCTAATTGAGTAGTTGACAGGTTACGCTTCATTTTCATACATCTCATCTCCTTTTTGAATGTGCGTACGCGCTTCAATCACAATTTCAAAAAAAGTGGAAGACTCCTTGTACATGTCGCGTTCCTTATAATAATTTGCCGCATCAAGCGCTAATTCCTCTAAATCAGCGAACATTTTTTTCCTTTTTAAACCAAATAGGGCTGATATCAGTTTTTCACAGCTGTTTTTCTCCATATAGAGCGCCTGTAAAAATTGGAATTTCAACTGATAAATCTCATCTTCTAATAAAGACGCCTGTTTCATCCCTTCGGTTACTGCTTGGATCGCCTGCTCTATATCTCCAAGTTTAAAACGAGTGAGGGCAAGTGAGAACAGTGATTTCATCATCGTCGAGACCTGATCTTTTTGATAAAGTGAAATGGCTTGTTCAAAAAAGACGGAAGCGGTATGGTAAGTTCCCATACTATAATGACAAGTTCCTAAGTTGTTGAGTGCCATTGCTTTAAAATAGGACATGCACTCTTGTATTTCCAATGCTTCACAGACCTTTAAAGCCTTTTCTAAATAAGGAAGCGCTTTTTGGTACTGACTTACATCAATCAAATTGCCAGCCATAACGAAATCACATTGAATACTTCTTTTCCCATAAAGCTGGTGCTTTTTATAAATGTCTCTCGCCTTTTTTGCATAATGCATAGAGAAATAGGTTTGTTTCATATGATAGTATACTTCAGCGATTTTATAGTAAAATTCTGCTTTTTCAATCTCATCTGTCACCAAAATGAGCTGATGTTCCGCATGCTTGTAGTATGAAATGGCCTCAATATATCGCCGCTGGATAAATGCATACATCCCATGGAAAAAATGAAAGTAATAGGCCAGTAAGCCTGTCATTTCATCTTCTGCATCTTCTATTTCTTTTGGAAAGGATACAGCGTGAAGCGGCTCACTTCCAGCGTGGATTGGAGATAAGTGCTGAAGCATCATTTGATGGCGGAAATCCATTAATGAATAATAAAGTAATAAATCTTGATCTTCTTCCATATCACGGATCTCTTGCTCAACAAGGCGCTTCATTTCTTTAGCTTCTTTTACTTCAAATTTGCAAATATGCGTGTACCATTGATTGATCTTTACACCTACTTCGGAAGATGGTATTTTGTGTGCCATCCACTTCAGCCCCATTCTATCATCTCAAACTGATATCTATTATTTTACATAATTTATGATTTTAAGGCAAATTGACATGAATTACATATTTTATCTTCAGCTAGCATATTTCTATCCTTTTTACTAAGTTGAAATCGGGTTATTTTGCTCTTTTTTCTATGACGACGTATCAAATTCTCTGATTACTTCTTTTATTGCATAAATATAGCGCCTAAATGCTTTTTTCTTTCCCTTCCTTGTGTCAAAATTGTCAAAAAAGGCTTCTCTCTGCCCAGTACTAATTTCAAGTTGAACACTTTCACCACTTGCATTTTGATTATTAATGTTTTTCGGATCTGTTCCAGAAAGCCGCTCACCTTTTTGCACCACCTCTGCAGAAAAACCTCTATCTTGTAATTCACGCACCATAGCTTTGGCCATCTTTCGGTTCGTTCCCCCAACAAGCGTATGTCTCCTATCACTTTTATAACCGTGTATGGAAATAGATAATGGATATGTTTTAATCATTTGCACCAAAATCGGTTCATCGAAATTTGTACTTGTAATATGCAGATCGCGGTTGTTGTCCTTTTTCGTTCCTTCAAATAAGTAGGTAGAATAACTTTGATTAAATGCTTCTACAATTTCACTTGTTCCTGGTTCAATTTCACCGCCATGGGGTGAAAAAACGAGTAAATCGCTTCCGCCCTTTTCGTGAAATTCTATTTCATAACCATCTTTTTCATGTCGTATTAGCTGTTTAAAGCTCTCGTATTGATCACCTTTTTCTCGTTCTTTTTTATCCTCAATAGAATGACTGCATTTCACTGTCAAAAAAACACATACGATTAGAAATATGAGTCCAGTTATTAGTAGCCTTTTCATCTCACAGCTCCTTTTCATTCTCTTAGGTGCATCTTACCGCATCATTTTACTATCAAATGCTGAAGGTATTCAAAGATTGTTCTGCTCATTTAAATGAATCAGGAAAACTTTCCTGCTTTTTTATTTTGACTAGGTACTTAAGACTTCTTTTCATTTCCCCTTTTATGTATAATTCCCTTATTTCTGCTGTAAAAAACACTACAAAAATGGGTGAATTCCTCTTTCTTCATAAAAAAACTGCAAACAAAGTGTTTATCACACACCTGTTTGCAGCAATCTGTTCATATCAAATATTAGATTTTTAATCCATTCTCTAAAACTGTTAGTACTTCATCTTGCGATAACCCTTGTGCAAGTGATATTTCACTCACTAGAATCCCTCTTGCGTCATCAAGCATCTTCTTTTCACTGGAATTTAGTGCCTTCTTTTGATTTCTTCTCATTAAATCTTTCACAACGTTTGCACCATCTTCAATCGCGCCTGTTTTTAGCTTTTTCATATTCTCATCATATCTCTGCTTCCAAGTTAGCGTGTCGTCGTTTGTCTCTTCATCAAAATTGTTCATCACAACCTTTAATGTTGCTTGATCTGCAATTGGTCGTATGCCCATTTGATTGATTCTGCCCCGAGGGATCATCATTTGCATATGAGGCATTTGAATCAGAAAATATTCCTCCGTCTTACCTAAAATTTCTTTTTCTTCCATTCCTTCAATCACACCAGCTCCATGCATTGGATAAACAATTTTATCACCTATTTGAAACAAATCCGCCACCTCCGAAAGTATTCACATGATGATTATAACACATTTCATCAAATGATAAAAATTTATATTTTATCATGTTATTTTAGAACCAGTCAATTCTTTTTATTTGAAATTGTAAAGAAAAAGCCTTTTTTGCAAAAGAACCGCATCATCCAGTCCTCTTTGACACTCTTTGCATAAACTAACATTGAGTCACATTTAGGAGGGATGACAATGTGCAACTGCAAGTGCAAACATTCCCACTCAGACTGCTATAAAAAACATGACGATAATAAGCATGTTGACCAGTGTAAAGAAAAGAAGTCATATCATAAAAAAGATGATTGGTTTGAGGGTGATTTTTGGGATACTTCAAGAAGCTACGATCCCCATTATTATCCTAAAAGTGTCTGTTGCAAATGTCAGAAGCGTCGTAAAAAGAAATATGGATTTACATTTAGTGTTTGACGCTTCCATTGCTTAATGCTTTTCCGGCTGAAAAGCCGGTTTTTTTCTTTCGTATGGATAGGCTCATGAACATTGCGATCAACATAGTATATGGCAAACTGAAAAAAAGGATGCGATACAAATGAACAACATGAATAGCCAGAATACTCATTACCATCAAGGAAATCCATATCATACATTTGAAAATGTGTATACAGCCAACCATGAGCATATGATCGCGCCAAATACGCATGGCCCAATGAATATTCCAAACCATTATCATACTGGAAAAAAAGATTCTGATGGAAGTCATTACTCAAGTCATCATGCAGCCTACTCTCCATTTGCCCATCAATATAATCCATATTCAGCTTTTCCAATGAATGATGATCATCATCTTCAAGGCTCATATGTTGGATACGGCATGCCTCCATATCATCCTTACGGTTATCATGATGGCGGCCATATGATGATGGCACCCAACTATCAAATGACAGGTCATGTGAACGGAATGAATCATCCTAATGCTTTCTTACCCCGATATTACTAAACAAATAGACAAAATAAGGGCAAAACATACCATTTAATCCCATATGTAGATATGGTAGAATTTAGGTAAATAATGGATAAATTAATCCATTATTTACCTATCATCAAACAAGGGGGAAGGAAGAAATGAAAAAAACACTAATGATTCTTACGATGGGGCTGCTTACACTCATCATGGCTTTATCTGTACCGCTTGCTGCATCCGCTGAAGGAGTCAAAACGGAGGAAGGCAAAGCTTCGACCAATGCAAGACCAGCAGCACTATATGCAAAAATTACAGGAATAAGTAAGCAGGAATGGTCGTTTTCTGATATTGAGCTGACATACCGACCAAATTCTGTCCTAAGTATCGGTGCGGTTGAGTTCACATTGCCTACAGGCTTTCAAGCAACAACGAAAGATATGATCAACGGAAAAGCATTAAAAGACAGCCACATTTTAAACAGCGGAAAAACTGTCCGTATCCCAGCTAGATTCGATTTATTTGGAAGTTCACAATATACTTTACAGCTTTCACATAAAGTACTCCCTGCCGCAGGTACATATACGTTCCGCGCAGAAAACCGTACGATCAGCATCGGTTCCACATTTTATGCAGAGGATACGATTGATATTATTAAGCGACCCGTTGTGGTCACACCACCAACAAACCCTTGCGGATGCTAATTGAAATTAAAAAAGCGCTCCTTTGAACTTTGAGCGCTTTTTTATTATGGTAAGAGTCCTTTACATCACACGTTTAAACATCTTCTCCATTTCATATTTAGAGTAATGAATGATAATCGGCCGGCCGTGCGGGCATGTAAAAGGGTCAGTCGTTTGACGGAGCTCGTCTAAGAGAGCCTTTATTTCATCATGACGCAAATGGCGATTTGCTTTAATAGAGCCTTTACAGCTCATCATAATAGCGGCTTCTTCTCTTAGTTTTTTAATATCAATCCGCTTTTCGTCGAGCACCTGTTGAATAATTTCTTCTATCAGTTCAGCTTCTTCCCCCTTTGGAAACCATTGCGGATGTGACCGAACGATATAGCTCCCTGATCCGAAAGGCTCTAAAAATACTCCAACTTTCGCTAAAGCGTCTTTATGCTCTTCAATAATCAGCATATCGTTTTTTGAGTAATGGAATGTTAGTGGGACGAGCATTTCTTGAACCTCTTGTTCAATTTCGCCTACCTTCTCACGATAATATTCATATTTGATTCGTTCTTGGGCCGCATGCTGATCAATAATATAAAGTCCTCGTTCATTTTGAGCCAAAATATATGTTCCGTGCATTTGACCTATTGGATACATAATAGGAACTCGTTCGGTGTCGTCAACTGATTCAGCCGCCTCTTCTTGCATCACAGATTCCTCTTGTGAAGCAGCAGTTTCATATAAATCGACACCAGACACGTAGCTTACGTCTGACTGTTCTTCAAAAGGTGATGATAATGCCGATTGCATATCTTCGGGTTCAGACATGTCGCACGTGTCTTTCTGATTGGTCTCATAGACAGTCGATTCAAGCGAGGACGATTGATAGGCTATTGGTTTTTGTGTACTTTCTACATTCGCTTGTTTTGAATCGAAGGTTAAAAACTGCTGCTCGTTTTTCACAGTTGGCATTGGTGCTTTCTTTGGTAACGAAGCACTCGGAATGAGCTGCTGCTTTTGAAACACTTCCTTAATTCCCTGTTTAATCAGTTCATGAAGTTCCTGCTCTTTACTAAGCCTTACTTCAAGTTTTGATGGATGCACATTCACATCCACTAAAATCGGATCCATCTTCATTTCAATAAATGTAATCGGATGGCGTCCAATCGGCAGCAACGTGTGATACCCTTCATGGATGGCTTTCACCAGCGGGAAATGCTTGACATATCTGCCGTTTACAACTGAAGACATATAATTCCGCGATGCTCTCGTCACTTCTGGTAAGGAAATATACCCTTTTACTTCAAAATCAAGTGATTGTACGTAAAGTGGCAGCATTTTTTTCGCCACAGCCGTTCCATAAATGGCAGCCAATACATGCCGAACATCCCCGTTTCCATTCGTCTGAAGCAGGACTTTTCCTTGATGACGCAAGCGAATTGATACTTCTGGATGAGCAAGTGCAATCCGGTTGACAACATCTGAAATATTACCAAGCTCTGTGTGAACGGTTTTCATGTACTTTAACCGAGCAGGCGTATTAAAAAATAAATTTGTTACGAGAATTTCTGTCCCGCGTCTCCCAGATGTCTTTTGCTCTGAAATGATCTTTCCGCCTTGGAGGGCTAAATGCGTTCCAGCTCCCTCCCCTGTGCTTGTCTTCATTTCTAGATAAGAGACAGAGGCGATACTTGGGAGTGCCTCTCCTCTAAATCCGAGTGTTCTGACGCGAAAAAGATCATTTTCATCTTTGATTTTACTCGTTGCATGTCTTTGGAAGGCGAGCTTACAGTCTTCAGCATCTATTCCTACACCATTATCTATCACCCTGATAGAAGAAAGACCTGCTTCTTCTACATCAATCTCGATCACCGTGCTCTTTGCATCAATCGAATTTTCCACAAGCTCTTTCACAACTGAAGCAGGACGCTCGACGACTTCACCAGCAGCAATTTTGTTTGATAGGTCATCAGATAACTGAATAATCTTTGCCATTACCGCTCACCTCACCTTACATTATAATTTCTTTTGCAATTCAAATAACTTTGTCATGGCTTCAAGTGGTGTCATATCCATTAAATTAAATGATTTTAGTTCTTCTAAAACCGCTCGATCCTTGTTCTTGAGGACTTGTTTGGTTTGTGGTTTTTCTTCTATTTCAAAAAAGGAAAGCTGTTTTTTCTCTTGTTTCTCCGTTATTGGTGATGCAGAAACCTTAGGAATGACCTCATGTGTCCCACCCTCAAGCTCTGTTAAAATAGTCTGGGCTCTATCAATGATCGCATCAGGCAATTCAGCAAGCTGAGCTACATGTATTCCATAACTTTTATCAGCCGCACCTTCTTTGATCTGATGTAAGAAAACCACAGTCCCTTCATGTTCTTCAGCACGCACATGAACATTTTTCAACTCATTTAATTGAGATTCTAGTACAGTTAATTCATGATAATGCGTGGAAAAAAGGGTTTTTGCCCCAATATGGTCATGAACAAATTCAATGATCGCCTGCGCAAGCGCCATTCCATCATAGGTGCTTGTTCCTCGTCCGATTTCATCAAATAAAATCAAGCTATTTTTCGTTGCATGCACCATCGCATTTTTTGCTTCAAGCATTTCCACCATAAAGGTACTCTGTCCTGAAATCAAATCATCTGCTGCACCAATTCGTGTAAAGATTTGATCAAAAATAGGCAGAGTCGCCTTTGATGCAGGTACAAAACAACCGATTTGAGCAAGAATAGAGATGAGGGCCATCTGTCTCATATACGTGCTTTTCCCCGACATGTTTGGTCCTGTAATGAGTAAAATTTGTCTGCCTTTCCCCATCTGGCAGTTGTTCGGGACATACTCTTGGTGATCCATCACCTTTTCAACAACTGGATGACGTCCATCTACAACATCAACCTCATCATCTGAGAATTCCGGACGGACATAACGACGTTTTTCACTCACAGTGGCAAAGCATTGAAGCGCATCAAGCTCACTCATTTGTTTGGCGAGTAATTGTAATCTAGGAATATATCCCTTGACTTCTTCTCGAAGAGCTGTAAACAATTCATATTCCAATTCGCTAATATTTGATTCTGCCTCAAGAATGAGTGCTTCTTTTTCTTTCAATTCAGGTGTAATGTAGCGCTCTGCATTGGCGAGCGTTTGTTTTCGTTCATAACGACCTTCCTCTAGCAAATGCGTATTCGCCCTGGTCACTTCGATATAATAGCCGAATACTTTATTAAAACCGACTTTTAATGAACGAATGCCAGTATACTCTCTTTCTTGCTGTTCAAGCCGTGCAATCCAGTCCTTCCCATTCCGGCTGGCATCACGATATTCATCTAATTTCTCATTGTAGCCGTCTTTAATTAAATTGCCTTCCTTTAAAGTCATTGGCGGATTCTCATAAAGGGCATCATCTAATAATTTCAAGAGATCACCGCAAGGATCAATGTCATTTGCTCTTGATTTTGCCATTTCTTCTGGTAATGAAAGGACAAGTTCTTTTATGGCTGGTACTTGTTTTAAGGACTCCTTCAGTTGAATGAGATCACGAGCATTCACATTCCCAAATGCAACGCGTCCAGCTAAACGCTCAAGGTCATACACTTGCTTTAACCGTTCACGCAAGTCCTCTCGTTCAAAGAAATGATCCATGAGAATCTGCACCATTTCCTGACGTTCCTTAATTTGCGAAAGTCGAATTAACGGCCGATCAATCCATTGCTTCAACAGTCTTCCGCCCATGGCTGTTTTTGTTTCATCTAGCAGCCATAATAAGGAACCCTTCTTGCTTTTTGAACGAATGGTTTCTGTTAATTCAAGGTTTC includes the following:
- the mutL gene encoding DNA mismatch repair endonuclease MutL encodes the protein MAKIIQLSDDLSNKIAAGEVVERPASVVKELVENSIDAKSTVIEIDVEEAGLSSIRVIDNGVGIDAEDCKLAFQRHATSKIKDENDLFRVRTLGFRGEALPSIASVSYLEMKTSTGEGAGTHLALQGGKIISEQKTSGRRGTEILVTNLFFNTPARLKYMKTVHTELGNISDVVNRIALAHPEVSIRLRHQGKVLLQTNGNGDVRHVLAAIYGTAVAKKMLPLYVQSLDFEVKGYISLPEVTRASRNYMSSVVNGRYVKHFPLVKAIHEGYHTLLPIGRHPITFIEMKMDPILVDVNVHPSKLEVRLSKEQELHELIKQGIKEVFQKQQLIPSASLPKKAPMPTVKNEQQFLTFDSKQANVESTQKPIAYQSSSLESTVYETNQKDTCDMSEPEDMQSALSSPFEEQSDVSYVSGVDLYETAASQEESVMQEEAAESVDDTERVPIMYPIGQMHGTYILAQNERGLYIIDQHAAQERIKYEYYREKVGEIEQEVQEMLVPLTFHYSKNDMLIIEEHKDALAKVGVFLEPFGSGSYIVRSHPQWFPKGEEAELIEEIIQQVLDEKRIDIKKLREEAAIMMSCKGSIKANRHLRHDEIKALLDELRQTTDPFTCPHGRPIIIHYSKYEMEKMFKRVM
- the mutS gene encoding DNA mismatch repair protein MutS, which gives rise to MASYTPMIQQYLKIKADYQDAFLFFRLGDFYEMFFDDAKEAAQELEITLTSRDGGTIPMCGVPYHSASTYIEQLISKGYKVAICEQVEDPKTAKGVVKREVVQLITPGTVMDSKGLSENENNFIASVSYFQNGYGLALSDLSTGENMVAFIERLDEVVSEIYSVGAKEIVVSKELGEETVKTLKERCQATISYEDNEGVMNEAESLVSHLDQHLKSAFLRLYTYLRRTQKRSLDHLQKVQVFELEQTMKIDLYSKRNLELTETIRSKSKKGSLLWLLDETKTAMGGRLLKQWIDRPLIRLSQIKERQEMVQILMDHFFEREDLRERLKQVYDLERLAGRVAFGNVNARDLIQLKESLKQVPAIKELVLSLPEEMAKSRANDIDPCGDLLKLLDDALYENPPMTLKEGNLIKDGYNEKLDEYRDASRNGKDWIARLEQQEREYTGIRSLKVGFNKVFGYYIEVTRANTHLLEEGRYERKQTLANAERYITPELKEKEALILEAESNISELEYELFTALREEVKGYIPRLQLLAKQMSELDALQCFATVSEKRRYVRPEFSDDEVDVVDGRHPVVEKVMDHQEYVPNNCQMGKGRQILLITGPNMSGKSTYMRQMALISILAQIGCFVPASKATLPIFDQIFTRIGAADDLISGQSTFMVEMLEAKNAMVHATKNSLILFDEIGRGTSTYDGMALAQAIIEFVHDHIGAKTLFSTHYHELTVLESQLNELKNVHVRAEEHEGTVVFLHQIKEGAADKSYGIHVAQLAELPDAIIDRAQTILTELEGGTHEVIPKVSASPITEKQEKKQLSFFEIEEKPQTKQVLKNKDRAVLEELKSFNLMDMTPLEAMTKLFELQKKL